GCATCATCAGGAACCGCTGCGAAATTGGAAAGATCCGTAAAGTTCTTTTGTAAACTCACGCAGGGAGACGGAGTGGTAGCAAGGAAATTTACTCCTTTTGGTGCTACATACCAGTCAATATATGCATGTTCCCAGGCAAAAGGATCTGTGTAAGCTAAGGTGCTAACATAAAATCCGTTCCAGCCGGTAGCAGAAATATTATAACGAACATCAGAGCTGGCAAAACCATCCTGATTATCAGAATATTCAGACCAAGAAACCGGAGCACTTTCTAAAAGTTCTTCGTTACACAGTAACCAAAAGCGATTCAATGGGTTTTCGATCAAAAACGGAGGATCAGTGAAATCTAAAAGGGTATCACCTAATTCATACGGTTGACCTGGAATATACTGGAACGCTACTCCTACGAAATGGTCGGGGGAGTTTTTGTTGATAGTAAGATCCAAAGGAATGGTAACAGAAGCAATGTTGAAACTTGCTGTATCTTCATTATCCATTAGGAAAGTATACTCAGTATATGTTCCGTTTGGTCTGTTGTATTGATAATTGTATTTTGTTAAGAAAAGACTAATGTCAATTCCTTCATCAAAATCGCCGTTCGCATCATTATCAATGTAGTATCCTTCCTGATAAACACTGGAATTTGGTGCAAAAACATACACTTTCAAGGTATCAGTATAAGAATCGTTGAACCTGTCATAAAAGTAGTAGAAGCGAACAGAGTCGACATCAAATGCGTGATCTTCATTAAACCAGTCGTCAGCATCACCAATAACAGTAAAGTTATCATCAACAAAATCAGATACATATTCTGAAATTGGATCAAAAATATGGGAATATCCATGTCCGTACCAGTAAAAATCTTCCCCGGTTCCAGTTACAACATAAGTTGTAGAATCCGGCCATAGTGGCACTGAAGCCAGATTTTCAAGGGTCCATCCGTTTAATGCGTAGTCAACGGCATCGGAGTAATTCACCCAATAATAGTTAAGTGCCCGTTCGCCGGCAGTAGAAACCGGTTTGGTCACATCAAATTTTGTTGCTGTTTTGGCATTCGAAACCTGCGTATTGCCATATTTAGCATCTGTTTGATAATTTAGAGGAGCTTGTGCGTTAATGGAAGCTGCAATTATC
The genomic region above belongs to Bacteroidota bacterium and contains:
- a CDS encoding T9SS type A sorting domain-containing protein, with the translated sequence MKKNLLLITFLIIAASINAQAPLNYQTDAKYGNTQVSNAKTATKFDVTKPVSTAGERALNYYWVNYSDAVDYALNGWTLENLASVPLWPDSTTYVVTGTGEDFYWYGHGYSHIFDPISEYVSDFVDDNFTVIGDADDWFNEDHAFDVDSVRFYYFYDRFNDSYTDTLKVYVFAPNSSVYQEGYYIDNDANGDFDEGIDISLFLTKYNYQYNRPNGTYTEYTFLMDNEDTASFNIASVTIPLDLTINKNSPDHFVGVAFQYIPGQPYELGDTLLDFTDPPFLIENPLNRFWLLCNEELLESAPVSWSEYSDNQDGFASSDVRYNISATGWNGFYVSTLAYTDPFAWEHAYIDWYVAPKGVNFLATTPSPCVSLQKNFTDLSNFAAVPDDATYYWEFGDGAVSTERNPTHIYGSPGTYEVCLAVDYGGSAYDYCKNVTADICVGVDDIDNLTSISIFPNPADDVLNLSLTFGDAQDAMISIVNMAGQVLYTQNTGIGTIFNTTIDISAYPAGVYMAKISNGAQSTIRNFVVE